The following nucleotide sequence is from Triticum dicoccoides isolate Atlit2015 ecotype Zavitan chromosome 7B, WEW_v2.0, whole genome shotgun sequence.
TGAACTAAATTTGCAAAATTATATCAATTTCGAAAGAAAAAGAACTTTAGTGTACTAAAGTGTGTTGAAGGGTAGCCCAATGCTTAGCAATTTGCACTCCTAGCTAGGAGGGTCCATAGTACTTCTTGGGTAGATCAGAAAGAGATACTACGAGTCTACGATGAAGACTATATTGACGTGGTACATCAACTATGTACTTACTGTGTGGGCACTGGGCATTCACTCGATGCGAATGTATCAACTTGATATATCTATTGAATGAAAATGTCCCTTATAAAAGATCTAGTTGTAGTAGTGCAACTAAAACCGTATAGCCTTTTTATGTATAttgacccattcaccaacatgactaTCTCAATACTACATCTGAAGCAATGTTGTGAAAGAACCCTTGTAACAAACGTGCACTTTGTGTTTGGAAAAAACAATAAAACCTTTGAAGAATGCAATGAATCTCTCCACCATGAATAAATCACCACCATGGTGGCAGAAACTAGATCTCGAGGAGAACAAACAACCAACATGTGAAGAACATGGCCTCCTCTGCTAGGAGATTGAGTTGGCTCAGTATCGATCTTCTCCATCTCAGGGGATTGGGGGTTGCGCCTTGCTTGGTACAAAGAGCGCCGATCTATCAGGAGATGAAGACTCTCACCTGAGAGTCAGGTTGGTATTACCGCTATAGCCACCAAGAAGACCATGCTTTGAGAACGACCACATAGTTGAGCCGAGCTCACCTTTAGAGAAGACTCGTTGTCGCCCACAAACATGAATCCATCAATAAAGAGAAGAAGCTTCCACTAGTACAAAAATAGGCTTCCTCTTCTTAGCTATCATCACTAATACTCATAGTCGAAGGTGGTTATATAACCGCCTCCAATGCTTCCCACCGCAGGCGATTCCAAAGGAAGAACCGCTTCTAATTAGNNNNNNNNNNNNNNNNNNNNNNNNNNNNNNNNNNNNNNNNNNNNNNNNNNNNNNNNNNNNNNNNNNNNNNNNNNNNNNNNNNNNNNNNNNNNNNNNNNNNNNNNNNNNNNNNNNNNNNNNNNNNNNNNNNNNNNNNNNNNNNNNNNNNNNNNNNNNNNNNNNNNNNNNNNNNNNNNNNNNNNNNNNNNNNNNNNNNNNNNNNNNNNNNNNNNNNNNNNNNNNNNNNNNNNNNNNNNNNNNNNNNNNNNNNNNNNNNNNNNNNNNNNNNNNNNNNNNNNNNNNNNNNNNNNNNNNNNNNNNNNNNNNNNNNNNNNNNNNNNNNNNNAAACTAGCTGGAATACTTTATCGGTCGAAGTAGTTTTAAGTTTGGGACCGCGTACAATTCTTAATTGGAGCATGCATTTTATTAGCCAATCCTACAATTGAAAATACAAATAGAACATTCTCACATATGCACATATATGTTCGCacacattctcattcatcacataaGCCCATTGCATCTCATAATACATTCCAAGCCAACATATACAACATAGTTCACAACCAACATGTATGAAACAAAGTTCTAAAATCCAAGGATCTAAATACCCCTCATTATCTCGAGTATTCTATCCATCTCTCCTCTTCATGTCACCTATTCACCTCGAGTAGTTTatcaatctctcttcttcatgttccatTTTCATCTTGAGTAGTATTCTAATCTCGCCTATCACCCTATCGAACCAATCACGGCTAGATATCTTCTTGATGTGTATTATAGTTTCTTCATGTCTAAAATAATTTTCAGCTACAAACTAAACATGTGTACATACATTGTATAAAGCTAGTTTGAATATATTACATACCTCAGTAAATTGAAGGCCACGTTatgagaaggagagggagagaaagaTTAGCTCACTACTCCCTATCCAGCTTTACAATCCAATTGCCAGTGGAACAAGTGGTGATGATACCCTAGTGTATACACAGATTAAGATGATAAATATGACATATATTTATTCAATGTATTTACTTGAAAAGATCTACCTGACACTAGTCTCCAAACTTATTCAGATCATGCTCACCATTTCTTGAGCAGAGTCATGGTACAAACCAGGGACTCTCTCAGCATCTCCAAGAAGCAGGAGGCGGCAAAACATCCGATAGATGAGCATAAGGCAAAAACTATATATAGAGACATCAAATATGTAACCCCTTTTTATGCAGTGGCTTGAAATGTGATATTGTTTCAAGAGAGCACTTGTTACCAAGTTTTTCATTTAGAGGTGAGAGGGGTAAATGTATAGACATGATAACATAGTGAACCTTATGTTCTCATAAAAGGTATAACTGCTCTTGCAACATGAGTTAAAGAATATTAGTTCTTCTTCAACACATGCCTGCCAAAGCTAGCCACACCTTTGATATGTCAAGAGGTTACAAGTTTCACCATTAGTCCATAAGCTATGGCTGCAACTATCGATCCAACTAGTCGTCTATGTTGTCATACATAAGGGTGTGGATTTATTGAACTTTTGTTAATACATAAGAGTATATCTCAAGCGTCGATGTTCGAGATACTCCGTGTGCAAGCATAAAGAGGGCCTAGAATGTCCCTCTGAATCGTTAGGGACTCCTATTTCTTCTAAACATGAATAATATGGAACAATTCCATGCTCTTCATATTTAGAAGACCGTTGAGCCACTAATGATTTCCAAGCAAGCTTCAGAGCCCCTTCTTCATGTTGACacagaaagcaaatgaaacttGAGCACCAAAGAAAAAAGTATTGCGGGAATTTTAACTCAtgcctaaaccctaaaagctatttACAACATAATTGGGAGTTTAGGCTTAAGAGGATGGTTGCAATGGTATTACAACCAAATTCTTAGGCCTAAACCCTAAAGCCTGACGGCATTACGGGATTTTTTTTCATCATACGCAAAAAGCTAAAATTGAAGTTTAGGATATGTTTCTTACTAGAACACCAATCGCCTATCATGAGTTCATGACTATATACAAAATTAACATATGAAACTAATTAACACAAACACATAATTATCCTAAGCCTAAAACATCATCCCCAAAGAGTTACATTGACATGAAGGTTGGTAACATGCGGGAGCTTCGTCTACGAGATCGACAACAGTGGTGGTGGAGGCCTCGATGGAGGATGTCGGCGGCGGCCTTATCCTGTTGGGTTCCTCCAACCAACCGTGTTGACTCGCCTTTTGCTCGCCGCCGCAACCACTGTTCCCATCGACCGGGGGGTAGATGGCAGGGCTTGTCTCATTTCGGGTGAGACGCGTCATGTGTAGGCGACTCAAGCGTCAATGTGCTCGGTCGGCGGTGACAACTGAGCTCTAGATCCGGCTGGCGGTGCTGCTGACCGTGAAGGAGGAGGTGGCGACGGGGCGAGGATGCTGGGGTTTTGACCAATGGCTGTTGAGGAAGACAATGAAATGGAAAAAGGAATAGAGGTGAATCAAGTGAGACAGAAGAGAAAAGGCTGCCACCCATGGTTAGTAACAAGATAGAAGCGGTTTCGTATCCGAAATCACATGTGGCTGGGTGTTACTCTAAGCGGTTCCTTCACTAGAACCGCCTCCAAAATATTGTTTGAAGAAGTTTCTTTTACCGAGCCGCCTGAGTTTATTTCTCTAAACAAAATAACCACCTGCACTAGGTCATTCGAGACCTCTAGAGATTTCTAGGCTGCTAACCGCCTCCATGGATATCCTCTAAGGCCCATTTCTATAGTAGTGTTCACAACTAGGATGCCAGTGAAGAAGTTGCACTTTAAAAAAGTAGCCGAGACCGTGCAGAGAAGTGGTATAGtgcccgcggggatgatctccgTGCTTCTGCCACCCTTATGCACCACTACAGCCGAGGGAGCAAAACTATATCCCTTCCCTAGCTAGACACAATGGTACCAACGCTAACAAGCCTGTGTGGAGAATTATAAAATAACAAAAATGAATTGTCGTAGGGAACACTAGGCCCAACAAGACTCTGGCACCTCCAGGGACACTCGTACCACACCGCTACCACCAGCCGGCCAACCGGACCAAGCAAACCAACACACACCCATCTCAATAAACCAACACCTCAAGGAGGTGAGGCAACGGTGCTCACAACACCATAGTCGCCCAATCCAGGAGCGATTTGGGTTTTCGTCCGGGACATGAGAAGGTGAGGGAAGGGGAGGGATTATACCTCGACGTCGCCAAGTAGGCGACGACACCCATGAGCGTTGCCACGGTCGGGCTAACATTGCCAACCGGGGATTCTTCTGGCCTCCACCCCCACCATCACCACCCCGACAAGCGCAGATCCGACAGATGAACACCACAGTGTCTAGATCTGGCAAGGCTGAGGCTGCTTGAGAGGTTCAAGACCCCGGGGCCTTGAGATCTGGAATGAGTACTGCTAGAACGGTCCACGCCAATCACCCTCCGCTCGCACAAGGGAACGACCATCACCATCGAGTTTCGCTTGTCGTGGAGGGGTTTCACCTTCTCCACCCAAGGCAATCACCTCGTCTTCTCGAGCCTGCACTAGAGATTAGAGGGGGTCATATCAGGTGCTCCCATGATACAAACTCCCGTGGGGCCGTTGGATCTAAGATCCCAGGGTTACCAGTCGAGATGTTGGACTTGCACGCAATTATCTGCCTCCTAAAGTTCTTTTTTGCGATTTTGCCGAAGCTCCTCACATGACCCTTGGATCTCAAATCCAGCGGTTCACGGGAGCTTGTATTATAGGAGCACTTGAGGGGCTGGAGCACTTGATATGTACTCGAGAGCAGAGCGCCGAGGACCTCACTGCCACCTTCATCGGTGGCGATACAGTTTCCCGATAGCCTCCACTGGTGGTAACAAGGGAGAGGGAAAAAGGGTAGGGCATGGCGGAGGCTAATGTTTGGTTGTCGCCCCGACGAGAGCGACTCGGACCCAAAGGGATACCGTGGTCACGAAATAGTAGTGTGGTGGTTGCTTAGCAGTTAACAGAGAGATTTTTTTTGAGGGATCGTTAACAGAGATAAGATGGTATATACACACTTTTCAAATGAGGGGTTGCCGGAATTCCGGATCCGATCTGGAGTCTGGACCGATCTCTTCTCCCCAAACTTTGCTTCCACCGTCGGCGACGAACCCTAGCTAGCTACTCTCTCAAAAAAAATGAGGGGTTGCTGAAATGGGCCGAGTTAAGTAGCAGCGAAGGAACCCCAAACCAGCATGACCAACGTAACTCCAAAAAAACGTACTtccaccgttcctaaatatttgtctttttagaatttcaaatggactatcacatacgaatgtatatagacatattttagagtgtagattcactcattttgctccgtatgtagtcacttgttgaaatctctagaaagataaatatttaggaacggaggaagtactaggcaGGTAGAGCCCAGCGAAGTTTCCAGGAAAGAGCCGCGGTTACCACTTTACCACACTGTCTTAAAGGAGGCCGTGTACATTTGTTTCCGTTTCTAGTTTCTTGTGACACTCTAGCTAGGTCGATCGTGTGTACAAATGTCACTAGACAGTCCAATCTTCTCCAGCTAGCAGCGTGAAAGCATTCCTCTCCCCAGTAGACGCCTCGCCACGCACACCTTTGGAACCATGTGATAAAGGGAACCATTTATGTAGTCCGGCCACAAGAAGCACGTTTGGTAGCAGAGGACAGACCATGGCACGCCACCGATTTGGCATCCAAACAAGGCTCATTACCACACATCTCTCATCATCTCCCATTTTTACCACGGCCACCATTGATGCATGCACCGTCAAAAGCTTTCGTCCGGTTGTCTCCGCTGCCAAAGAGGCAAAGAGCGGGACCGGCCACCAGCTAAGCGGCGCACAAATAGCATCCGGTCATCACAAATTGCATGCATTGATTCACCCCAATCGAAAAAATATAGCATTAACTCACTGTCGTAGTAACATTATTAAGCATTTCCATATCCTGCTGCATGCACACCCACCCTTCGTGCGTGCGTATCTCCATGTACAGTGGCGTGTGCGCGCCCGCGTCTGACGACGTGTCCCCACCTCGTATCGCCTCTCACACGGTGGCTTTGGCTCCGGTCGGACCACGTGAGGCTCACGCGGCAGTTTCATCGTAGTATATCTAGGGGCCTGGCCTAAACCCTTCCTCCCCCTCTCCAGACACCAGCGGCCCAGCGAGCGACACGGGAGGAGCGCGGTAGTAGTCCTTCCCCGGCGCGCAGCGGTGCACCATGGCGTCCACCGGAGCCGTCCCCTGCTCCttcctcctgctgctgctcctcTGCGCGTCCCCGCTGTGCCAGGGCCAGGCCGGACGGCACAACGTCACGGACATCCTCACCGTCGCCAGCCCGGACTTCGCCCAGTTCAGCGCCGCCCTGGCCGCCGCGAACCTCAGCGCCGAGATCGACGGGCGCTCCCCCGTCACCGTCCTCGCCGTCGACAACGCCGCCGTGGCGCAGCTCGCGGAGCGTCGCCTCCAGCCGGACGCCCTCGCGCGCGTGCTCTCCCTGCACGTCCTCCTCGACTACCTCGGCGACGCCAGGCTCCGTACCCTCGACGGCGGGTTCAGGCAGGCCGCCAGCCTCTACCAGGCCCACGGCGCGCCGGGGTCCGCCGGCATCGTCAACATCACGCGGGGCGGCAAGGACGGCCACGTGTCGTTCCGGCCAGCggagggggtgaacgggaccgccgCCGTGTTCTACGTGAAGTCGGTCAAGGAGGTGCCCTGGGACATCGCCGTGCTGCAGGTGAGCGACGTCATCTCGTCCTTCACCGCCGAGGCGAAGGTGCCCACGCCGCCGGCCCCGGCTCCTGCTCCCAAGGCGCCTGCGCCTGCTCCTCTGGCGCCGGTCGTGGCCCCTGCACCTGCTACGGCCCCGGCGGCCCTGCCTCCGTCGCCAAAGAACCACACCGCGCCACCGCCGGAGCCGGCCAAAGAGCCCGTGCCTTCCCCAACGCCCGTGGTGGAGACGCCGGCGGAAGGACCAGGTGCGGACGGAGACCAGCCGCCTGCCGACGAGCACAAGAGTGGCGCCAGCGACTCGGAGCCGTGGAGCCTCGGCGCGGTGGTGGCGGTGGCCGTGCCGGTCGTCGTGTTTCTGCTGTGGTGAGCAATCTGTGCTTGGAATGAATGCCCGCTGTCAGGGGCGCTGGATCCCGCGATTAGTGCTCGCTCTTACCCGATGGAAACAGTGGTTAATGAGCGCTGGTTATCGCTGGCAGATTTGAGCACAATAATTGTACGATGCTCGCGTTTAGTCAAGGAGTGCATGGATATGTTTGAATTGTTGCTGGTAATTTGTTTCTGCGTTGCATGGACCGAGCTCTAGACTTTCCGATGAATCTTGCAAATCCACCTTTTTTCTTCTTTGAGGGATCTTGCAAATCCACCTTTGTAAAACAAGGAAGAACACCCATTTAGCAAGGGCGTCTATCGACAAAATTCAAACCTACTCTTGCACGATCACATGGAAACTGATCGATCCAACAGCATTAGTTCATCACATAGGAAATGTTTCCACCATATACTTATACGGAAATGATGTATAGTAAACGTTCTCTGGAAGCCGATCTCTCGTGCGTACAATCCCAGGCACAAATCTCAACACGGTGACACGTGACAATTGCGGCGGGTGCATTGTTCGTTCCATTGCACCCCCTGCGCAAAGCACACAAAAGTTTCGATCCCTATGGCAATCTGAGGGAACAATGCAAGCCCCGTCTTATCCCTTACTCTTCCCCTCAAAATCACATCCGGATGGCAAATTCTTTATCTAGCACATCCTCCAAACTAGCATGGACTGGTCATCAATCTCACCACACTACCACATGCACCAAACTAGCATTCAACTGACATGGAAAACATTTACATCTACCAAAACACTATGAGAATCATCATTAACGACAACCAAAACCTACCATACGACCAAAACGGCATCACTAGTATCTGATCTACCACATCCTCACACACCACCATGAAGCAATACTCTAATCTA
It contains:
- the LOC119339802 gene encoding fasciclin-like arabinogalactan protein 1, which encodes MASTGAVPCSFLLLLLLCASPLCQGQAGRHNVTDILTVASPDFAQFSAALAAANLSAEIDGRSPVTVLAVDNAAVAQLAERRLQPDALARVLSLHVLLDYLGDARLRTLDGGFRQAASLYQAHGAPGSAGIVNITRGGKDGHVSFRPAEGVNGTAAVFYVKSVKEVPWDIAVLQVSDVISSFTAEAKVPTPPAPAPAPKAPAPAPLAPVVAPAPATAPAALPPSPKNHTAPPPEPAKEPVPSPTPVVETPAEGPGADGDQPPADEHKSGASDSEPWSLGAVVAVAVPVVVFLLW